Within the Chitinivorax sp. B genome, the region CACCCCAATCAACAGCATGGCAAAGAAGTAGACAAATGCCGCAGCCGACAGGTACACCAAGTACCCAAGGCACAACACGATACTCAATGCATTGAATATGAATTGGGGTGCAGTCACCATGCCTTCCGACATGTTCGCGACGTCGTCGGTCAGGGTGGCCAGCAATGCACCCTTACCTGCCCTTTCGAGGTGTGCGTAACGGGTAGCCAGTATCTGGCGCACCAGTGTCTCCCGCATCCTGGCCACCATCCGGCAGGCCAGAAACACCAGTAGCAAGTTGGCCAACAAAGACAGTAGAAACATGAGCAGCACACCACCGGCATAGGTTGGCAGCCACTGCATCAACGGACGGGCATCCGCTTGCTGCGCGACTTCATGTAGATAATCGAGCAGGAAAATATTGATGCCCGCCGCCACCGCACACAGCAAACTGCAAGCGAGCAGTCGCCAACGGTGTTCATATAATGTATTTCGAAGCATGAATGGTTCTTTTCAATAAATAGTCAAAATCAACTTGTGTGGTACGTGCTAAATGGCTTCCAGTGATGCCATAGGAACTGATTCCTGCTGCAATCGACCATCACTCATCAACAATTGCACCAATTGCCGTATCGTCTGGGCAACATAGATATCCCTGATCGTGATTGGCAGTCCCGCCTGGTTACAACGTGAAATCAGCAACATGGCACGAATCGAGTTACCACCCAATGCAAAGAAATTGCTTTCGACGCCAACTTGCGGCAATCGCAACGCTTCCTCCCAAATCATGGCCAACTGCGCTTCAAATGCGTTTTCAGGTGGTACATAGTCAAACGACCGATCATCAACTGGCTCTGGCAAGGCGCGACGATCGAGTTTGCCATTGGGCAGCAGTGGCCAGGCCGTCAGGCTCACCAAGGCCGCTGGTACCATGTAGTCAGGCAGGCGACTCGCCAGGTATTGCCGCAATGCCTGGGCATCGGTCAAGGCCGTATCCGCCGCCGGCAGCCAGTAGCCGATCAGGCGTGGGCCTGCCGTCCCTTCCTTGGCCACCACCACCGCTTCCCGTACCGACGGGTGGTTGAGCAGTTGCGCTTCGATTTCACCCAGTTCGATACGGAAGCCTCGCAGTTTCAGCTGGTGGTCGTTACGCCCAAGGTATTCGATCGCCCCGTCACGACGCCGCCGTCCCAGGTCGCCCGTCCGGTACAGCCGGGCCGTCGGCTCCGCGCTGAACGGGTCGGCTACGAATCGTGCTGCCGTCAGTGCCGGCTGGTTCAGGTAGCCCAGCGCCACCCCGGCACCGCCGATATACAGTTCGCCCACGACGCCCGACGGTACCGGTTGTCCGTGGCGGTCCAGCAAGTGGATCTGGGTGTTGGCGATCGGCCGGCCGATCGGGATCGGTCCTGCTTCGCCGGCTTCGCACCGCCAGCTACTCGCGTCGATGGTGGTTTCGGTCGGGCCATACAGGTTCACCACGGCCTCTGTCACCAGCGGTTGCACCCGCGCCAGCAGTGACGGACTCAACGGTTCGCCGCCGCAGAACAGGTAACGGCAGCGGAACGGCAATGGTTCGTCTGCCGCCGGCAGCATCACTTCCAGCAGGCTCGGGACGAATTGCACGATGTTGATCTGTTCCGCCACCATCAGGGCCGCAATCGCCGCCGGGTCCTTGCCGGCCGCATCCGGCAGCAAGACCAGTCGGGCACCGATCGCCAGTGGGGTCCACAGTTCCCAGACCGAGGCGTCGAAGGCGATCGAGGTGCGTTGCAGGATGCGATCTGCCGCCCCGAACGCGAAGCGGTCGCTTTGCCAGTACAGGTGGTTGACCAGGCTGCGATGGGGTACCACCACCCCTTTCGGTTGGCCAGTCGAGCCCGAGGTGTAGATCACATAGGCGGGCTGCGCGGCCGTCAGGCCCAGGGGGGCGACCGGCAGGTTGTCGGCAGGCTGGTCGGCCCAGTCCGCCGTGGCCTGCAGATCCAGTACCGGTACGGTGGTGCCGGTCAGGGCAGCCAGCCCCACGGCATCCGCCAGCAGGACCACCGGTGCACTGTCGGTCAGCAGGTAGTGCAACCGCTCGGCTGGATAATTGGGGTCCAATGGAACATAGGCACCGCCCGCCTTCCAGACCGCCAGCAGCCCGATCACCAGCTCGAAATGCCGTTCCGAGCATACCGCCACCCGCTGCCCCGGGCCGACGCCTTGCGCTCGCAGCTGATGGGCCAGCCGGTTGGCGGCCGCATTGAGCTCGCCATAGGTCAGCGACTGCCCCCGGTACCGTACCGCGACGGCTGCCGGTGTCGCCGCCGCCTGGGCTTCGATCAGTTCATGTACGCACTGGCCTTGCGGATAGGCACGCTGGGTCTGGTTCCACTCCGCCACTTCATGCGCACGTGCCGTATCGCTTTGCAGCGGTAACCGATCGATGGTGATCAGGTCGTCACGGCTCATCGCATCCAGCAGTTGGTACCAGTAGTTGAGATAGCGACTGATGGTGGCCTCATGGAACAGGGCGGTGGCATAGTCAAGGCCACCGACAATGCCGTCATCGGTTTCCTGCAAGGTCAGCGAGAGATCAAACTGGGCAGTCACCTGCGGTGCACTGATCGCTTCCACTTGCAGTCCGGGTAAGGTCAGCTGGCCTTCTGGCGTGTTCTGCCAGGTCAGCATGACCTGGAACAGCGGTGCATGAGCCAGGCTCCGTGGCGGCTGCAACAACTCCACCACCTGTTCGAATGGCAAGTCCTGATGGTGTTGTGCCCCCAGTACCTGATGTTTCACCCGCGCCAGCAGGTCCGCCACCGACGGCGCGCCGCTGGTGTCGATCCGCAATGCCAAGGTATTGACAAAGAAACCGATCAACGGCTCCAGCTCCGCTCGCCCGCGATTGGCCACTGGGCTACCAATCACGACTTCGTCCTGCCCAGACAACCTGGCCAACAGCACGGCCCAACCTGCCAGCAAGGTCATGTACAGGGTTGTCTGGCAACGTTGGCTCAAGGCTTTCAACCGATCGGTCAGCGCTCGGTCCAGTCTGACGTCCTGGGTAGCCCCGGTGTAGCGCTGTTCGGCTGGTCGTGGGTAGTCGCTTGGCAACGCCAACAGCGCCGGTGCACCACGCAAAGTCTGTTGCCAGTAGTCGGCCTGACGTTGCTGAACCTCACCCTGCAACCAGTGCCGCTGCCAGACGGCATAGTCGGCATACTGAATGGTCAAGGCGGGCAACGGGTCAGCTTCTCCACGGCTGAATGCGCTATAGAGCTGGCTCAACTCGTCGATGAACACCCCCATCGACCAGCCATCCGACACGATATGGTGCATCGTCACCAGCATAGCGTGATCCTCATCGCCCAGTTGCACCAGACGCCCGCGCACCAATGGCCCGGCGGTAAGATCGAATGACGTCTCGGCTTCCACCGCTGCCAGTTGCTGCAACGCCTCCTCCGTACTACCCCTCAGGTCCTCCATCCGAAGCGCGAAGCCGCAATCTGGCGATGCGATCCGCTGTATCGGCTGTCCGTCCTCCACCGCAAAGGTGGTACGCAATGCTTCATGGCGGGCCACGATCCGGTCCAGAGCACGACACAGCGCATCACGATCCAACCGCCCACGCAATCGCAAGCCACCCGGAATGTGATAGGCCTCGCTGATGCCAGAGAACTGCCCCAGGAACCACAGCCGTTGTTGGGCGAAGGATTGTGGCAGGCTGCCAGTTCTGGGCACGCAGGGAATGACCGCGGTGTCATGAGTCTGACGTTTCAGCTTGGCAGCCTGTGCCAACCGTAACAGTTGCTCGCGTTCCGCCGCTGACAAGTTTTTTAGAGAAAAATTATTCATCAATATTTCTTTGTATCAAGGTCCGGATTCAGGAAACCAGGTCACTGTCGGCGTGCTGTAACAATCGCGCGACTTCGGCCAGATCATCCAGATCAAACTGTGACAATTGCGCTTCGATCACGCGTTCTGCCAGTTCTGCCAGCGTTGGTGAGGTGAATACTGCCTGCAGTGGTAACTCGACTTCCATTCCTTGCCGAATACGCACCACCAGTTGTGTGACCAAGAGCGAATGCCCGCCAAGGCCGAAGAAATTGTCATGTCGGCCAATCTGGGCAGTCCCTAGCAAATCGGCCCAGAGTTTGGCAAGCGCCAGCTCCATTTCACCGACAGGTGGTTCGAACGATTGTTTGGCCAATGCCGTTTCATCGGGTGCGGGTAAACTTCGGCGGTCAAGCTTGCCGTTCGGGAGCAATGGCAGCGCTGGCAGATGCACATAGGCCGCAGGCAGCATGTAGTCAGGCAGACGTGTCGCCAGCTGTTGTCGCAACCTATCGGCCGCTGGGGCCTCCTCACCCGTGAAATAAGCCACCAGACGCTTGTCGCCTGTGACTTCTTCACGTAGCAACACCACCGCTTCGCGCACACCTTCGCACCGTGCCAGCTGGGTTTCGATTTCGGCCAGTTCGATGCGGAAACCACGTAACTTGACCTGATGGTCATTACGTCCCAGGAATGCCACCGTGCCATCCCCGAGCCATTGCCCTAAATCACCTGTTTTATACATTCGGGCTTCAGTACGCTCATCAGCAAAGGGATCGTGCAGGAACCGTTCTGCTGTCAGTACCGGATTGGTCAAATAACCCCGCGCCAGGCATGGCCCACCGATGTAAATCTCGCCCACCGCACCAAACGGTACCGGTTTCAATTGCGAATCCAACAGATACACACGCACATTGGGAAGTGGCCGACCAATTGAGCGTCGACTCACATCGTCCGGTGTCGGCTCATGTACCGTGGCGTTGATGGTGGTTTCGGTTGGACCATAGGCGTTGCTCAACTTCGGGCGGTATCCCGGGCGCGCGAACCAGTCGTCCAATGCCTGCTCGCTCACCGCGTCCCCACCGATGATGATCTGGCGGAGCGTGGTCGGGATGGGTTCAGGTGCCGATGCCAGCTGTTGCCAGAACAAAGTGGGTAAATTGGCAATGCTGATGTGATGTTGCGCGCATAGAGCCCAGAAGTCGGCCGCGCCAGTGAGCCATGCTGGTGTACGCAATACCAAGGTCGCGCCGGTCGACAAGGCACCGAAGATTTCCTCCACCGCCACGTCGAAGGAATAGGCTGCAAACTGCAACAACCGATCGCATTCATGCAATTGGTAATGTGCCTGCAATGCAGTGATCTGGTTGCATACTGCCTGGTGCTCGACCGCCACACCTTTTGGCACACCAGTCGAGCCGGAGGTATAGATCACATAGGCCAGATGACGTGAGGTCAGCCCCATTGCGTCGGTACTGACGTTATCGGCAGAACGGTCATTCCATAACGACGCATCGGCATCCAGGTCAATCAATGGAACCTGGGGATTGGCAGCTTGTACCGTGCTTTTGCTGGGTGTATCCGTCAGCAGGACCAGTGGCCGGCTGTCTGTGAGCATGGCGGCTCGGCGTTCCGCTGGATAGGTCGGGTCAAGCGGTACATAGCATCCGCCAGCTTTCAACACTGCCAACATGCCAAGCACCATATTGAAACCGCGCTCGACACTGAGACCGACCCGGACATCCGGGCCGACGCCCAGTTCACGCAAGTAATCGGCAAGCTGGTTGGCTACCGTATTAAGCGTGACATATGACCATTCCTGATCCTGATGGTGCAGTGCAGGCGCATGTGGCCGCCGTGCTGCCTGCACTTCGAAGAGTTGATGCAGGCAACGATGCTGCGGAAGGGGCAGTATGGTTCCCTGTGCGGCCTGCAATATCTGCTGACGCTCTTCATCCGGCAGCACGTCAATCGCGTTGAATGGGGTATCCGGCGCGATCTCCAGCACTGCAACCAGGCGCGACACGGCGGTCTGCATCAAGCCGCAGATCCGCGCGGGCTGAATGTCCGGTATCGCCACTTGCGCAGTCAGAATGAAGCCATTTCCCAAATCGTCGATATCGAGATTCAACGGGTAATTGCTGCGTTCCTCATCAAACAGAATATCGATCCCATCCCAGGCACTCGCATCTTGTGCCCGTTGTACCATGCCGGCTTCGCCATCCCCGCTGTAACGATAGTTGAACAACGCAGTGAACAACGGCATTGGAGCTTGCACCGCGCTGCATCGTTGGGCCAGTGCCAGTGATGCATGCTCATGACGCAACAATTCCGTCAGCAATTGATGTGTACGTTTTACGGCATCAGCCACACTGACCGCATCCATGGTTACGCGGATCGGCAAGGTATTGACGAACAGGCCGACCGCGCGGTCTGCCCCCTCTCCACCATTCATTCGCCCAAACAGCACCGTGCCGAACACCACATCGTGACGACCGGATATCAAGCCCAACACCTGAGCCCAGGCCAAATGGCAGAGACTCGCCACGCTGACACCCAACTGGCGTGCCTGAACACGTAGTTGCTGCGCCAGTTGATCTGACAAGGTGGTTTTAGCCTCGACAACTTGGCCACCGCCATACGCTTCAGCCCAGCCGAATGGCAAGGTGGGTTCGTCAACCTCACCCAGCATGCGTTTGAAGAAGGTTTCATGCTCAGATCTATCGACACCCAACCTTGCCTGCGCGACGAAATTGCTGAATGGAACAGGTGGTGGCAATTGATCGACCCAACCTTGCAAATGGGCCTGAATCTCCTCCAGGATCACGCTCAATGTGGTGTGATCAATAGCCAGATGATGATGCAGCAGCAGCAACAACCACCGGTTGTGGGCGGCATCAAATGTCATTGCCGCATGCATCAGCGGTGCCTTGCGTACATCCAGTTTGAAATGGCGTGTATCGAACCTGGCACGTAACTGCTCCGCCACCTCGCCTGCCATCGCATCAAAGTGGAGCGTCTCGATCGAGAGCGGCGCATCGCGCCATACAACCTGCACCGGTTCCGGCAAATCATCCCAATGCACAGCGGTGCGCAGAATGTCGTGCCGATTGATCACCGCCTGCAGTGCATCGACAAATGCATCCAGGCGTGATCGCGTGTCAAAAGCCATCAGGACTGGTAACAGATAATCGTCGCCAGCATCGGATAACAGATGCTGGAACAGGATACCCTCCTGCAATGGCACCAACGGGTAGATATCCTGCACATTAGCGGCCTGTTGCGGGACCTGCTCAACCAGGCGATCTATTTCCTGCTGGTTCAATCGGATCAGCGGCAGCATCTCAGGTGTAATCCGTGCCGTACCCGGCGGAATACGTGCCACATGCGATACGGCGGAGACAGCCTGCCGCAAGCTACCGGCAAACCCAGCCGGCGTTGGCTGAGCAAACAGGGTACGTACTTCGCCTTCCAGACCCTGCTTACGCAAGCGGGCCACCATTTGCAATGCCAGCAGCGAATGTCCACCCAGTTCAAAGAAGTTGTCATGGCGTCCCACCCGGTCAAGCTGCAGCAGCTCTGCCCAGAGCTGTGCCACTTTCTCCTCCAGCGGGGTGGCTGGGGCTTCATAGCGCTGTTCAAGTCCGCCTTCTGGCTCTGGCAAGGCGCGACGATCGAGTTTGCCATTGGGCAGCAGTGGCCAGGC harbors:
- a CDS encoding non-ribosomal peptide synthetase, whose product is MNNFSLKNLSAAEREQLLRLAQAAKLKRQTHDTAVIPCVPRTGSLPQSFAQQRLWFLGQFSGISEAYHIPGGLRLRGRLDRDALCRALDRIVARHEALRTTFAVEDGQPIQRIASPDCGFALRMEDLRGSTEEALQQLAAVEAETSFDLTAGPLVRGRLVQLGDEDHAMLVTMHHIVSDGWSMGVFIDELSQLYSAFSRGEADPLPALTIQYADYAVWQRHWLQGEVQQRQADYWQQTLRGAPALLALPSDYPRPAEQRYTGATQDVRLDRALTDRLKALSQRCQTTLYMTLLAGWAVLLARLSGQDEVVIGSPVANRGRAELEPLIGFFVNTLALRIDTSGAPSVADLLARVKHQVLGAQHHQDLPFEQVVELLQPPRSLAHAPLFQVMLTWQNTPEGQLTLPGLQVEAISAPQVTAQFDLSLTLQETDDGIVGGLDYATALFHEATISRYLNYWYQLLDAMSRDDLITIDRLPLQSDTARAHEVAEWNQTQRAYPQGQCVHELIEAQAAATPAAVAVRYRGQSLTYGELNAAANRLAHQLRAQGVGPGQRVAVCSERHFELVIGLLAVWKAGGAYVPLDPNYPAERLHYLLTDSAPVVLLADAVGLAALTGTTVPVLDLQATADWADQPADNLPVAPLGLTAAQPAYVIYTSGSTGQPKGVVVPHRSLVNHLYWQSDRFAFGAADRILQRTSIAFDASVWELWTPLAIGARLVLLPDAAGKDPAAIAALMVAEQINIVQFVPSLLEVMLPAADEPLPFRCRYLFCGGEPLSPSLLARVQPLVTEAVVNLYGPTETTIDASSWRCEAGEAGPIPIGRPIANTQIHLLDRHGQPVPSGVVGELYIGGAGVALGYLNQPALTAARFVADPFSAEPTARLYRTGDLGRRRRDGAIEYLGRNDHQLKLRGFRIELGEIEAQLLNHPSVREAVVVAKEGTAGPRLIGYWLPAADTALTDAQALRQYLASRLPDYMVPAALVSLTAWPLLPNGKLDRRALPEPVDDRSFDYVPPENAFEAQLAMIWEEALRLPQVGVESNFFALGGNSIRAMLLISRCNQAGLPITIRDIYVAQTIRQLVQLLMSDGRLQQESVPMASLEAI
- a CDS encoding non-ribosomal peptide synthetase, with protein sequence AVVVAKEGTAGPRLIGYWLPAADTALTDAQALRQYLAGRLPDYMVPAALVSLTAWPLLPNGKLDRRALPEPEGGLEQRYEAPATPLEEKVAQLWAELLQLDRVGRHDNFFELGGHSLLALQMVARLRKQGLEGEVRTLFAQPTPAGFAGSLRQAVSAVSHVARIPPGTARITPEMLPLIRLNQQEIDRLVEQVPQQAANVQDIYPLVPLQEGILFQHLLSDAGDDYLLPVLMAFDTRSRLDAFVDALQAVINRHDILRTAVHWDDLPEPVQVVWRDAPLSIETLHFDAMAGEVAEQLRARFDTRHFKLDVRKAPLMHAAMTFDAAHNRWLLLLLHHHLAIDHTTLSVILEEIQAHLQGWVDQLPPPVPFSNFVAQARLGVDRSEHETFFKRMLGEVDEPTLPFGWAEAYGGGQVVEAKTTLSDQLAQQLRVQARQLGVSVASLCHLAWAQVLGLISGRHDVVFGTVLFGRMNGGEGADRAVGLFVNTLPIRVTMDAVSVADAVKRTHQLLTELLRHEHASLALAQRCSAVQAPMPLFTALFNYRYSGDGEAGMVQRAQDASAWDGIDILFDEERSNYPLNLDIDDLGNGFILTAQVAIPDIQPARICGLMQTAVSRLVAVLEIAPDTPFNAIDVLPDEERQQILQAAQGTILPLPQHRCLHQLFEVQAARRPHAPALHHQDQEWSYVTLNTVANQLADYLRELGVGPDVRVGLSVERGFNMVLGMLAVLKAGGCYVPLDPTYPAERRAAMLTDSRPLVLLTDTPSKSTVQAANPQVPLIDLDADASLWNDRSADNVSTDAMGLTSRHLAYVIYTSGSTGVPKGVAVEHQAVCNQITALQAHYQLHECDRLLQFAAYSFDVAVEEIFGALSTGATLVLRTPAWLTGAADFWALCAQHHISIANLPTLFWQQLASAPEPIPTTLRQIIIGGDAVSEQALDDWFARPGYRPKLSNAYGPTETTINATVHEPTPDDVSRRSIGRPLPNVRVYLLDSQLKPVPFGAVGEIYIGGPCLARGYLTNPVLTAERFLHDPFADERTEARMYKTGDLGQWLGDGTVAFLGRNDHQVKLRGFRIELAEIETQLARCEGVREAVVLLREEVTGDKRLVAYFTGEEAPAADRLRQQLATRLPDYMLPAAYVHLPALPLLPNGKLDRRSLPAPDETALAKQSFEPPVGEMELALAKLWADLLGTAQIGRHDNFFGLGGHSLLVTQLVVRIRQGMEVELPLQAVFTSPTLAELAERVIEAQLSQFDLDDLAEVARLLQHADSDLVS